One region of Mangifera indica cultivar Alphonso chromosome 3, CATAS_Mindica_2.1, whole genome shotgun sequence genomic DNA includes:
- the LOC123211838 gene encoding probable inactive purple acid phosphatase 27: protein MEERLKLVSLFLLVFLCSVSCNISLTWAHVSGIGEQPLSKIAIHKTVVALHDSATVKAYPGVLGLKGEDTQWVTVELVFPNPSIDDWVGVFSPAKFNSSTCPPVNDPKEQTPYICSAPIKYKYANDSNASYSKTGKASLQFLLINQRADFSFALFSGGLSNPKLVAVSNFISFANPNAPLYPRLANGKLWDEMTVTWTSGYDIHEAVPLVEWGLKGDVQTQSPAGTLTYFRNDMCGSPARTVGWRDPGFIHTSFLKNLWPNSQYTYRMGHHLQNGSYIWSKYYSFKSNPYLGQDSLQRIIIFGDMGKAERDGSNEYSNYQPGSLNTTDQLIRDLSNIDIVFHIGDLTYSNGYISQWDQFTAQVEPIASTLPYMVGSGNHERDWPNSGSFYDTADSGGECGVPAETTFYVPAENRAKFWYSTDYGMFHFCIADTEHDWREGSEQYRFIENCLASVDRQKQPWLIFAAHRVLGYSSNEWYAEEGSFEEPMGRESLQRLWQKYKVDIAFYGHVHNYERSCPIYQNQCVNSEKSHYSGTVNGTIHVVVGGGGSHLSEFTDFIPNWSLYRDYDFGFVKMTAFNHSSLLFEYKKSSDAKVYDSFTISRDYRDVLACVHDGCESTTLAS, encoded by the exons ATGGAAGAGAGGCTCAAATTGGTGTCTTTGTTTCTCTTGGTGTTTTTATGCTCTGTCAGTTGTAATATCAGTTTGACTTGGGCTCATGTTAGTGGAATTGGAGAACAGCCCCTCTCCAAAATTGCTATTCATAAAACTGTGGTTGCGCTCCATGACTCTGCTACTGTTAAAGCATACCCAGGCGTTCTTGGGCTAAAg GGGGAGGATACTCAATGGGTAACTGTTGAACTTGTGTTCCCAAATCCATCAATAGATGATTGGGTTGGAGTCTTTTCTCCTGCGAAATTTAA CTCATCAACATGTCCACCAGTAAATGACCCAAAAGAACAGACACCGTACATCTGCTCAGCTCCAATAAAG TACAAGTATGCAAATGATTCAAATGCAAGCTATTCGAAGACTGGCAAAGCTTCTTTGCAGTTTCTGCTTATAAATCAGCGTGCAGATTTCTCTTTCGCACTATTTTCAGGCGGGTTGTCAAAT CCTAAACTAGTGGcagtttcaaatttcatttcttttgccAACCCAAATGCACCTCTTTATCCACGCCTTGCTAATGGCAAGCTGTGGGATGAG ATGACTGTAACCTGGACTAGTGGCTATGACATCCATGAAGCTGTTCCATTGGTTGAATGGGGTTTGAAGGGAGATGTACAGACTCAGTCACCAGCTGGGACATTAACATATTTTCGGAATGACATGTGTG GTTCACCTGCACGAACGGTCGGCTGGCGTGATCCTGGTTTCATACACACAAGTTTCTTGAAAAATTTGTGGCCTAACTCTCA GTATACATACAGGATGGGTCATCACTTACAAAATGGCTCTTATATCTGGAGCAAGTACTATTCATTCAAATCTAACCCATATCTTGGACAAGACTCTTTACAGCGTATCATAATTTTTGGTGACATGGGGAAG GCTGAGCGTGATGGTTCGAATGAGTATAGTAATTATCAGCCAGGTTCACTAAACACTACAGACCAACTCATCAGGGACTTGAGCAACATTGACATAGTTTTCCATATTGGAGATCTTACATATTCAAATGGCTATATTTCTCAGTGGGATCAGTTCACAGCCCAGGTGGAACCTATTGCATCAACCTTGCCATATATGGTTGGAAG TGGTAATCATGAACGTGATTGGCCAAATTCAGGATCCTTCTATGACACTGCAGATTCAGGTGGTGAATGCGGTGTGCCAGCAGAGACCACGTTTTATGTTCCTGCTGAGAACAGAGCAAAGTTTTG GTATTCAACCGATTATGGCATGTTTCACTTCTGTATAGCTGATACTGAGCATGACTGGAGGGAGGGATCTGAACAATATAGATTCATTGAGAATTGCCTTGCGTCAGTGGACAGACAGAAGCAACCTTGGCTGATCTTTGCTGCTCATCGTGTACTTGGGTATTCCTCTAATGAGTGGTATGCTGAGGAAGGTTCATTTGAAGAACCCATGGGCAGGGAAAGTTTGCAGAGGCTCTGGCAGAAGTATAAGGTGGACATTGCATTTTACGGCCATGTCCATAATTATGAAAGGTCATGCCCTATCTATCAG AATCAATGTGTGAATTCAGAAAAATCCCATTATTCAGGCACAGTTAATGGGACAATCCATGTCGTCGTTGGTGGGGGAGGGAGTCACCTATCGGAGTTCACCGACTTCATCCCCAACTGGAGTCTTTACCGGGATTATGATTTTGGATTTGTCAAAATGACCGCATTTAACCATTCTTCTCTGCTATTTGAGTATAAGAAGAGCAGCGATGCCAAGGTTTATGATTCCTTCACGATTTCCAGGGACTACAGAGACGTCTTAGCTTGTGTGCACGATGGCTGTGAATCGACCACTTTGGCATCTTAA
- the LOC123211841 gene encoding snurportin-1, which yields MAPHDVRRPFKRPAISDQQRRRDLSLLRQAQNRRDAQHQARCLASSVLSLQTQTPEPVPELEIELVEEPESKPEEESESLKKDLDVCQASKLKGAEARKWFASQLMLPEWMIDVPDRLTHDWYVLARPAGKRCIVVSSNGTTVSRLRNGSVLHHFPSALPCGARTRDQSGSSQSYCILDCIFHESDQTYYVIDMVCWRGYSLYDCTAEFRFFWLNSKLAETGASDSPSRYHKFRFSPVAVFNCDPSGLYAAYTGVVSYVKDGLLFYNKHAHYQTGSTPLALVWKDEHCSQYVIDTDGKGDIPSQQQVVLELQDDGKLSTSDDPPVVFGCLDRDFIQRSELHFGSFLKFAIGDGGLSFVDGKLEKADLHYLGKTNRARIFADSYSKVIFQYMVRHVPLKFDDLLASVSSSNDQENKTSDVEMVG from the exons ATGGCGCCCCACGATGTTCGCCGGCCGTTCAAAAGACCGGCAATCTCCGATCAACAGAGGCGTAGGGATCTCTCGCTGCTCCGCCAAGCACAGAACCGCCGTGACGCTCAACACCAGGCTCGTTGCTTAGCCTCCTCCGTCCTTTCCCTCCAAACCCAAACCCCTGAACCTGTACCCGAATTAGAAATTGAGCTTGTAGAAGAACCTGAATCCAAACCCGAAGAAGAATCCGAATCTCTAAAGAAAGACCTTGATGTTTGTCAGGCTTCAAAGCTTAAAGGAGCTGAAGCTCGCAAGTGGTTCGCCTCACAATTGATGCTTCCTGAATGGATGATCGACGTTCCTGATCGCTTGACCCACGACTG GTATGTATTGGCAAGGCCGGCTGGAAAAAGGTGTATTGTGGTTTCCTCAAACGGAACAACAGTTAGTAGGCTGCGGAATGGCTCTGTTTTGCATCATTTCCCATCTGCTTTGCCTTGTGGGGCAAGAACCCGAGATCAGTCTGGCTCTTCTCAATCCTATTGTATACTTGACTGCATTTTTCACGAg TCCGATCAAACTTATTACGTCATTGACATGGTTTGTTGGCGGGGATACTCTCTTTATGATTGCACTGCTGAGTTCAGGTTTTTTTGGTTGAACTCCAAGCTGGCAGAGACTGGGGCCTCTGATTCTCCTTCACGTTACCATAAATTCAGATTCAGCCCTGTAGCTGTATTCAATTGTGATCCGAGTGGTCTGTATGCAGCATATACAGGAGTGGTGTCTTATGTCAAGGATGGGCTATTGTTTTATAACAA GCATGCTCATTATCAAACTGGAAGCACACCTCTAGCATTAGTCTGGAAGGATGAACACTGTAGTCAATATGTAATTGACACTGATGGTAAAGGAGACATTCCAAGCCAACAACAG GTAGTTTTGGAGCTGCAAGATGATGGAAAACTATCTACATCAGATGATCCTCCTGTCGTCTTTGGCTGCTTAGATAGGGATTTCATACAGAGG tcaGAGCTACATTTTGGTAGTTTTCTAAAGTTTGCTATTGGCGATGGAGGATTGAGTTTTGTGGATGGGAAGCTTGAGAAGGCTGATTTACATTATCTTGGCAAGACCAATCGAGCACGCATATTTGCAGATAGTTACTCTAAG GTTATATTTCAGTATATGGTACGACATGTACCCCTAAAATTTGATGATCTGTTAGCTTCGGTTAGTTCATCAAAtgatcaagaaaacaaaacttcTGATGTCGAGATGGTTGGTTGA
- the LOC123212411 gene encoding pentatricopeptide repeat-containing protein At5g50390, chloroplastic, with product MSMELPLLRFQNISLDQIQSSCSFPFSFWDKKQVFKNKFLFSGYYFSLDRRKWKIPFGRISCSLMEQGLKPRPKPNKVNIEELKENQVQEIQVKKPCAGLCSQIEKLVLNKNYKEALELFEILESEVGFDVGRSTYDALVSACIGLRSIRGVKRLCNYIQSNGFEPDLYLRNRLLLMHVKCGMMIDAHKLFDEMPERNLVTWNILIGGQIDSGDYIGAFESFLIMWEEFSDGGSRTFATMIRASAGLGDISVGKQLHSCAVKMGVGDDTFVCCALIDMYSKCGSIEDAQFVFDEMPEKITVAWNTIIAGYALHGYSEEALDLYYEMRDSGVKMDHFTFSMIIRICARLASVEHAKQAHAGLVRHGFGLDIVANTALVDFYSKWGRIEDARHVFDKMPCKNVISWNALIGGYGNHGRGEEAVELFEKMLHEGMRPNHVTFLGVLSACSHSGLSERGWEIFQSMSRDHKIKPRAMHYACMIELLGREGLLDEAFALIRDSPFKPTANMWAALLTACRVHGNLELGKFAAEKLYGMEPEKLCNYVVLLNIYNSSGKLKEAANVVQTLRRKGLRMLPACSWIEVKKQSHVFYSGDKYHVQTKEIYQKVDSLMLEISKHGYVPEKKILLPDVDEREQRVLLYHSEKLAIAFGLINTPDWMPLQIVQSHRICCDCHNAAKLIATVTRREIVVRDSSRFHHFKDGICSCGDYW from the coding sequence ATGAGTATGGAGCTTCCACTCTTACGTTTCCAGAATATATCAttagatcaaattcaaagtAGTTGTAGCTTTCCTTTTTCGTTTTGGGATAAAaaacaagttttcaaaaataaattcttgTTTTCTGGATATTATTTTTCGTTGGATAGAAGAAAATGGAAGATTCCGTTTGGTAGGATTAGTTGTTCTTTAATGGAGCAGGGGCTAAAGCCACGACCCAAGCCAAATAAAGTCAATATTGAGGAATTAAAAGAGAACCAAGTGCAAGAGATCCAGGTGAAGAAACCCTGTGCAGGGCTTTGTAGTCAGATAGAGAAGCTAGTGttgaacaaaaattataaagaggCACTTGAGTTGTTCGAGATTTTGGAGTCGGAAGTTGGTTTTGATGTTGGCCGTAGCACATATGATGCTTTAGTGAGTGCTTGTATAGGTTTAAGGTCTATTAGAGGTGTGAAGAGGTTATGTAATTACATTCAAAGTAATGGATTTGAACCTGATCTGTATTTGAGAAACAGGTTACTCCTTATGCATGTCAAATGCGGGATGATGATTGATGCCCATAAATTGTTCGATGAAATGCCTGAGAGGAACTTGGTTACATGGAATATACTAATTGGGGGGCAAATTGACTCTGGAGATTACATAGGAGCATTTGAGTCGTTTTTAATTATGTGGGAGGAGTTTTCCGATGGTGGGTCAAGAACCTTTGCCACTATGATTCGGGCATCTGCTGGGTTGGGAGACATTTCTGTGGGAAAACAGTTGCATTCCTGTGCTGTTAAAATGGGTGTTGGTGATGATACTTTTGTTTGTTGTGCTTTGATTGATATGTACAGTAAATGTGGAAGCATTGAAGATGCTCAATTTGTTTTTGATGAGATGCCAGAGAAGATTACAGTAGCATGGAACACAATTATTGCAGGTTATGCTCTTCATGGCTATAGTGAAGAAGCTCTGGATTTGTATTATGAGATGCGTGATTCTGGGGTTAAAATGGATCATTTTACATTTTCTATGATCATTAGAATTTGTGCAAGGTTAGCTTCTGTTGAACATGCTAAGCAAGCTCATGCAGGTCTAGTTCGTCATGGTTTTGGTTTAGATATAGTAGCAAACACGGCGCTTGTGGACTTCTATAGCAAATGGGGAAGAATAGAAGATGCTCGTCATGTTTTCGACAAGATGCCCTGCAAGAATGTCATTTCCTGGAATGCCTTGATTGGTGGATATGGTAATCACGGCCGTGGAGAAGAGGCTGTTGAGTTGTTTGAGAAAATGCTTCATGAAGGAATGAGACCAAACCATGTGACATTTCTTGGTGTGTTATCTGCTTGTAGCCATTCAGGCTTGTCAGAACGTGGATGGGaaatttttcaatcaatgaGTAGGGATCACAAGATCAAGCCACGTGCAATGCATTATGCTTGTATGATCGAGTTATTGGGTCGAGAGGGACTTTTAGATGAAGCCTTTGCCTTAATTAGAGATTCTCCCTTTAAACCTACAGCAAATATGTGGGCTGCCTTGCTAACAGCTTGTCGAGTACATGGGAATTTAGAGCTCGGGAAATTTGCTGCTGAGAAGCTTTATGGAATGGAACCTGAAAAACTTTGTAATTATGTTGtgcttctaaatatatataacagtaGTGGTAAGTTAAAGGAAGCGGCCAATGTTGTGCAAACCTTAAGAAGAAAGGGATTAAGAATGCTTCCGGCATGCAGTTGGATTGAAGTCAAGAAGCAATCTCATGTTTTCTATTCCGGGGATAAATACCATGTCCAGACCAAGGAGATTTACCAGAAAGTGGATAGCTTGATGCTAGAAATTTCAAAGCATGGGTATGTTCCGGAGAAGAAAATTTTGCTTCCTGATGTGGATGAACGGGAACAGCGTGTATTACTGTACCACAGTGAGAAACTGGCCATAGCTTTTGGTTTGATCAATACACCAGATTGGATGCCGCTACAAATTGTGCAGAGCCATCGGATTTGTTGTGACTGTCATAATGCAGCAAAGTTGATAGCTACGGTTACGCGACGGGAAATTGTAGTAAGGGATTCTAGCAGATTCCACCATTTTAAAGATGGGATATGTTCATGTGGTGACTACTGGTGA